In a single window of the Gemmatimonadaceae bacterium genome:
- the rsfS gene encoding ribosome silencing factor: MAERKASPGEPIARRAASLASELKASDIVVLDLRGVTDMTDFFVIASGTSDTHVRAVAEHIQAGLKAGGVSTSMTEGLTQGRWALLDYADCVVHVFHPTLRQFYQLERLWSDATPVSVDTQVRQGAR, translated from the coding sequence ATGGCCGAACGTAAAGCCAGTCCCGGAGAACCCATCGCCCGCCGCGCCGCTTCGCTGGCCAGCGAACTCAAGGCCTCCGACATCGTCGTCCTCGATTTGCGAGGAGTGACGGACATGACCGATTTCTTTGTTATCGCCTCAGGGACCTCGGACACCCACGTCCGCGCGGTCGCTGAGCACATCCAGGCAGGGTTAAAGGCGGGTGGCGTGTCTACCAGTATGACCGAGGGCCTCACGCAGGGGCGCTGGGCCTTGCTGGATTACGCCGACTGCGTGGTGCACGTCTTCCATCCCACCTTGCGCCAGTTCTATCAGCTCGAGCGGCTGTGGAGCGACGCGACCCCCGTCTCCGTAGACACCCAAGTCAGGCAGGGAGCCCGGTAA
- the rplI gene encoding 50S ribosomal protein L9, which yields MEVILRSAVDKLGHPGDIVSVSPGYARNFLLPRGFAYEATPGNRKRIAAEKSRLEALEQEKIAAAQAIADKLAEVSVTFAARVGEEGKLFGSVTASDIAHQLEAQGFKVEKRQIELNEPIKALGMYKVGVRLHADVHPEIKVWIIKQ from the coding sequence ATGGAAGTCATTCTTCGCAGTGCCGTGGACAAGCTCGGACATCCTGGTGACATCGTCTCCGTGTCGCCGGGCTATGCCCGCAATTTCCTCCTCCCGCGTGGCTTCGCTTACGAGGCGACGCCGGGCAACCGCAAGCGCATCGCGGCCGAGAAGAGCCGTCTTGAGGCGCTCGAGCAGGAGAAGATCGCGGCCGCCCAGGCCATCGCCGACAAGCTCGCCGAGGTCTCCGTGACCTTCGCCGCGCGCGTGGGCGAAGAGGGCAAGCTCTTCGGCTCCGTCACCGCCTCGGACATCGCGCATCAGCTCGAAGCCCAGGGCTTCAAGGTCGAGAAGCGTCAGATCGAGCTCAACGAGCCGATCAAGGCCCTCGGCATGTACAAGGTGGGCGTCCGGCTCCACGCCGACGTGCACCCCGAGATCAAGGTCTGGATCATCAAGCAGTAA
- a CDS encoding DUF2232 domain-containing protein, translated as MPEAVAPGPAATAPSGAAPQERGWRWFVLGMVLMVLVTAAPAWPPALALIAGAVRLLLPVEQFALLVLVGIASCAVVGWWAGGRSLMGLLWVAAAAYVLWKVPLPMAGYGAFVRGWAVALGAAFGLVCLASPARAFLARALAAVAVAGLVTSFSLSLRAPAGVGAFDGPARMLTREYQQRLGEALQEWHGRAGSDSWQRFTNRFPEAADRATRLETMLVQLGEPVASIEAVGGLQPGALVRLAPTLLALESLVALALGWAAYHRLARARIGPPLGELRDLRFNDQLVWGLVTGTTILLLPTLVEWRDVGLNLTCFFGTLYALRGAGVLTWWIPDRAAVWVLLALAVLVPVLGPVWVLVALAAVTFTLGLGDTWRDFRAGAYTRRPSSP; from the coding sequence ATGCCCGAAGCGGTCGCGCCGGGACCCGCCGCGACTGCTCCGTCCGGAGCGGCTCCGCAGGAGCGTGGGTGGCGCTGGTTCGTGCTCGGCATGGTGCTGATGGTCCTCGTGACCGCGGCGCCGGCTTGGCCACCAGCCCTCGCCCTTATCGCTGGTGCGGTTCGCCTGCTCCTGCCCGTGGAGCAGTTCGCCCTGCTCGTGCTGGTCGGGATCGCGTCCTGCGCGGTCGTTGGCTGGTGGGCCGGGGGCCGGTCCCTGATGGGACTGTTGTGGGTCGCTGCGGCGGCCTACGTGCTCTGGAAGGTGCCGCTCCCCATGGCGGGGTATGGCGCCTTTGTTCGCGGGTGGGCCGTTGCGTTGGGCGCCGCCTTCGGGCTGGTCTGCCTCGCGTCGCCGGCTCGGGCATTTCTCGCACGGGCGCTTGCGGCAGTAGCCGTCGCTGGTCTCGTGACCAGCTTCAGTCTCTCGCTGCGAGCTCCGGCCGGTGTCGGGGCCTTCGATGGTCCCGCCCGGATGCTGACCCGGGAGTATCAGCAACGCCTCGGTGAGGCGTTGCAGGAGTGGCATGGCCGAGCCGGTTCCGACTCGTGGCAGCGGTTCACGAACCGCTTCCCCGAGGCCGCCGATCGGGCCACGCGGTTGGAAACCATGCTGGTGCAGTTGGGGGAGCCGGTCGCGTCAATCGAGGCGGTCGGTGGGTTGCAGCCGGGCGCGTTGGTTCGACTCGCGCCGACGCTGCTGGCTCTGGAATCCCTCGTGGCGCTCGCGCTTGGCTGGGCCGCCTATCATCGGCTCGCCCGGGCACGGATCGGTCCGCCGCTCGGTGAGCTGCGCGACCTGCGCTTCAACGATCAGTTGGTGTGGGGGTTGGTGACCGGCACGACGATCCTGCTGCTTCCCACGCTGGTGGAGTGGCGCGACGTCGGGCTCAACCTGACCTGTTTCTTCGGGACGTTGTACGCCCTGCGGGGCGCCGGTGTCCTGACCTGGTGGATCCCTGACCGGGCGGCGGTGTGGGTGCTGCTCGCGTTGGCGGTGCTGGTCCCGGTGCTCGGGCCGGTGTGGGTGCTGGTGGCTCTGGCCGCCGTCACCTTCACCCTCGGACTGGGAGACACCTGGCGCGACTTCCGCGCCGGCGCTTACACGCGCCGGCCGTCGTCGCCCTGA
- the rpsR gene encoding 30S ribosomal protein S18, with translation MRRQKKPCPITEAGIRYVDYKDDRLLARFITDYGKILPSRLSGVDARHQRQLSKAVKKARYLALLPYVKGQTG, from the coding sequence ATGCGCCGCCAGAAGAAGCCCTGCCCGATCACGGAAGCGGGCATCCGCTACGTGGATTACAAGGATGATCGCCTGCTCGCCCGCTTCATCACGGATTACGGCAAGATCCTGCCGAGCCGTCTGAGCGGCGTCGATGCGCGTCATCAGCGTCAGCTCTCGAAGGCCGTGAAGAAGGCGCGCTACCTCGCGCTCCTTCCGTACGTGAAGGGGCAGACGGGCTGA
- the rpsF gene encoding 30S ribosomal protein S6, translating to MAKLKIRRNPTRRYEAVYIFDSALEDQAIVDKLEKLQGLLSLAEPATIEHWGRRQLAYKIGRHESGYYVISLFTCAPAVLPEFERALKLDDSVVRYMVTLYEHELGAPKLSDEELASRRRASDDDDDDEE from the coding sequence GTGGCAAAGCTCAAGATCCGCCGTAATCCTACGCGGCGGTACGAAGCCGTGTACATCTTCGACAGCGCACTGGAAGACCAGGCGATCGTCGACAAGCTCGAGAAGCTGCAGGGCCTGCTCAGCCTCGCCGAACCGGCGACGATCGAGCACTGGGGCCGTCGTCAGCTCGCGTACAAGATTGGCCGCCACGAGAGCGGCTACTACGTCATCAGCCTGTTCACCTGCGCCCCGGCCGTGCTTCCCGAGTTCGAGCGTGCGCTCAAGCTCGACGACAGCGTCGTGCGCTACATGGTGACGCTGTATGAGCACGAGCTCGGTGCGCCGAAGCTCAGCGATGAAGAGCTCGCCTCGCGCCGTCGCGCGAGCGACGATGACGACGACGACGAGGAATAA
- a CDS encoding SOS response-associated peptidase, which yields MCGRYGFGNPARLGTLPLGVELPELGARYNVAPSQAVPFVLQDREGRRAEFVRWGLVPFWADDPSIGNRLANARSDSVAGKPSFRNAFKSRRGLMLADLFYEWQVLPGQKVKQPWCIRLADDAPFAMAALWERWTPKATPEVAPLTTCCVITTEANGVMTPIHDRMPVILHEADYDQWLDPKTPPAVAQALLRPFDGAMRAFAVSTLVNKPGNDVPQCLEPLA from the coding sequence ATGTGCGGCCGCTACGGCTTCGGTAACCCCGCCCGTCTGGGCACCCTCCCCCTTGGGGTCGAGCTCCCGGAGCTCGGCGCCCGCTACAACGTGGCACCCTCCCAGGCGGTCCCGTTCGTCCTTCAGGACCGAGAGGGGCGGCGGGCGGAGTTCGTCAGATGGGGGCTGGTCCCGTTCTGGGCCGATGACCCCTCGATCGGCAACCGGCTGGCCAATGCCCGATCCGACTCCGTGGCGGGCAAGCCCTCCTTCCGGAATGCCTTCAAGAGCCGCCGGGGGCTGATGCTGGCGGACCTGTTCTACGAGTGGCAGGTCCTGCCGGGGCAGAAGGTCAAGCAGCCCTGGTGTATCCGGCTGGCCGACGACGCGCCCTTCGCCATGGCGGCGCTCTGGGAGCGGTGGACACCCAAGGCCACCCCGGAGGTGGCGCCGCTCACGACCTGCTGCGTGATCACCACCGAGGCGAACGGCGTGATGACGCCCATTCACGATCGGATGCCGGTGATCCTGCACGAGGCCGACTACGACCAGTGGCTCGACCCGAAGACGCCACCGGCGGTAGCGCAGGCGCTGCTCCGGCCGTTCGACGGCGCGATGCGCGCGTTCGCGGTGAGCACGCTGGTGAACAAGCCGGGCAACGATGTGCCGCAGTGCCTCGAGCCGCTCGCGTAG
- a CDS encoding DUF3108 domain-containing protein: MRLPLLLRRLAAGLLLMPPISGASLHAQAFAGPQPVEGGRLPADAAKVPFTVGERLDYELKFGSIKVGNGSMEVKEIAELRGKTTWHTVFRITGGFALYRVNDLNESWFDVVSLTSLRFYQDIDEGNYERKRRFEIYPDRQMLRDGEKREEPSVAQPLDEGSFLYFVRTIPLEVGQSYEFDRYFKKDGNPVRIRVLRRETVTVPAGTFKTVVLQPTFQTKGIFSQNGKAEVWITDDERRIMVQMKSKLSIGSLNLYLKSAAGTK, encoded by the coding sequence ATGCGCCTCCCCCTCCTGCTGCGTCGGCTGGCCGCGGGCCTGCTGCTGATGCCTCCGATTTCGGGGGCGTCGCTGCATGCGCAGGCCTTTGCCGGCCCCCAGCCGGTCGAGGGGGGCCGACTCCCCGCCGACGCGGCCAAGGTCCCCTTCACGGTGGGCGAGCGCCTCGACTACGAGCTCAAGTTCGGCTCGATCAAGGTCGGCAACGGCAGTATGGAGGTGAAGGAGATCGCCGAGCTGCGCGGGAAGACCACGTGGCACACGGTCTTTCGCATCACCGGTGGCTTCGCGCTGTATCGCGTGAACGACCTCAATGAGTCGTGGTTCGACGTCGTGTCGCTCACCTCGTTGCGCTTCTATCAGGACATCGACGAGGGGAACTACGAGCGGAAGCGTCGCTTCGAGATCTACCCCGATCGGCAGATGCTCCGCGATGGCGAGAAGCGTGAGGAACCGTCGGTCGCGCAGCCACTCGACGAAGGGTCGTTCCTGTACTTCGTGCGCACCATTCCGCTCGAGGTCGGCCAGAGCTACGAGTTCGACCGCTACTTCAAGAAGGACGGCAATCCGGTCCGCATCCGCGTGCTCCGTCGGGAGACGGTGACCGTCCCGGCCGGTACGTTCAAGACCGTCGTGCTGCAGCCCACCTTCCAGACCAAGGGCATCTTCTCGCAGAACGGGAAGGCCGAGGTGTGGATCACCGATGACGAGCGTCGGATCATGGTGCAGATGAAGTCGAAGCTCTCGATCGGGAGCCTCAACCTTTATCTCAAGAGCGCGGCGGGGACGAAGTAG
- the ychF gene encoding redox-regulated ATPase YchF: MLRLGIVGLPNVGKSTLFNALTAAKAEAANYPFCTVEPNVGMVEVPDPRLDKLAEIVQPKRTVPAVVQFVDIAGLVKGASQGEGLGNKFLQNIRETDAIVHVIRCFADDDVTHVMGQPDPARDKEIIELELALSDLAQVEKRLDKARRAAKANDKEALAELPALEAANATLSEGKPLWRAGLSADELEKLAGLQLLTAKPVLYAANVTDAELSGDEGAYLTALRAAVAAGGEHAEVVPFSAKIESELAELPPDERKEFLASLGIESAGLDRLIRAGYHLLGLETYFTAGEQEVRAWTIHRGDTAPKAAGVIHTDFEKGFIRAETVAYSDFVTHAGWKGAKEKGVVRSEGKEYVVQDGDVLLFRFNV; encoded by the coding sequence ATGCTCCGTCTCGGCATCGTAGGCCTCCCCAACGTCGGCAAGTCCACGCTGTTCAATGCGCTCACCGCGGCCAAGGCGGAGGCGGCGAATTATCCGTTCTGCACGGTGGAGCCGAATGTGGGCATGGTGGAGGTGCCCGATCCGCGCCTCGACAAGCTGGCGGAGATCGTGCAGCCGAAGCGCACGGTGCCAGCGGTGGTGCAGTTCGTGGACATCGCGGGGCTCGTGAAGGGCGCGTCGCAGGGAGAAGGGCTCGGGAACAAGTTCCTGCAGAACATCCGCGAGACCGACGCGATCGTGCACGTCATTCGCTGCTTTGCCGACGATGATGTCACGCACGTGATGGGGCAGCCCGACCCGGCGCGCGACAAGGAGATCATCGAGCTCGAACTCGCGCTCTCCGATCTGGCGCAGGTGGAAAAGCGGCTCGACAAGGCGCGGCGCGCGGCCAAGGCGAATGACAAGGAGGCGCTGGCCGAGTTGCCGGCGCTTGAAGCGGCCAACGCGACGCTTTCCGAGGGGAAGCCGCTGTGGCGGGCGGGGCTCTCGGCCGACGAGCTCGAGAAGCTGGCCGGCCTGCAGCTGCTCACCGCCAAGCCGGTGCTCTATGCGGCGAACGTTACCGACGCCGAGCTGTCGGGCGATGAGGGCGCGTACCTCACGGCCTTGCGCGCGGCGGTCGCCGCCGGTGGCGAGCACGCCGAAGTGGTGCCGTTCTCGGCCAAGATCGAGTCGGAGCTCGCCGAACTCCCGCCCGATGAGCGCAAGGAGTTTCTGGCGTCGCTCGGCATTGAAAGTGCCGGGCTCGACCGCCTGATTCGCGCCGGCTACCACCTGCTCGGCCTCGAGACCTACTTCACCGCCGGTGAACAGGAAGTGCGGGCCTGGACGATCCACCGTGGCGACACGGCGCCCAAGGCGGCCGGTGTGATTCACACCGACTTCGAGAAGGGGTTCATCCGTGCCGAAACGGTGGCCTACAGCGATTTCGTGACGCACGCCGGCTGGAAGGGCGCGAAGGAAAAGGGTGTGGTCCGCTCCGAAGGCAAGGAATACGTCGTGCAGGACGGCGACGTGCTCCTGTTCCGGTTCAACGTCTGA
- a CDS encoding four helix bundle protein → MQDFRKLRVWEAAQQLAAEVNQVASQLRDVGGLRAQLRRSSESIASNIAEGARRQSPADFAHFLQTAIASASECESQLDLLRRLRKAQEPTIAKLLEDVVRLRRQIIALRKRVLAPIQTQPRNPEP, encoded by the coding sequence ATGCAAGACTTCAGAAAGCTCCGGGTGTGGGAGGCGGCGCAGCAGCTGGCGGCGGAGGTGAACCAGGTGGCCAGCCAGCTGCGTGACGTCGGCGGGCTGCGCGCCCAGCTCCGGCGGTCGTCCGAATCCATTGCGTCCAATATTGCCGAGGGAGCGAGACGCCAGTCGCCCGCCGACTTTGCACACTTTCTGCAAACAGCCATCGCCAGTGCGAGCGAGTGCGAAAGCCAGTTGGATTTGCTCCGTCGCCTGAGAAAGGCACAAGAGCCTACCATCGCCAAACTGCTGGAGGATGTGGTACGCCTGCGGCGACAGATCATCGCGCTCAGAAAGCGAGTACTCGCCCCCATCCAAACCCAACCCAGAAACCCCGAACCCTAA